Proteins found in one Planococcus citri chromosome 2, ihPlaCitr1.1, whole genome shotgun sequence genomic segment:
- the LOC135836569 gene encoding uncharacterized protein LOC135836569 gives MFSICKGRTHLSKQLYHFREGTTIKIFSNRRGCNYFSEKSYHVQETGTTVLSSSQDRVDSPKLVHYTHNSNVKQTFLSLSNIAKFSKELRYLYTESKKEGIANFKKHSDFSRQLNFTLKSFNLAEDTAILVEEWLLRFDSLGEIEAATISGTFNSLSRMNIFGNEWNSEYRESFKRLIVRLAVKGDQILDTNNRAFSKFNSWQVANCLNALSKWNVLNNNVWEGCIQISHQKISKVDLFRSVISGLICRGAHLLGNKTADEFDAQGISNCLSALSKWNINEFNGSKKFINELVKLGINNIDQFNSLAVTSSLSALSCWNINDFEGAREFIVLLFEQGSSTSNRFTPLSMARTLNAISKWNVEEFRGAKEFIIHLIQQGTLVVNKFNSMQISLILNALSKWNIDEMHEARGFIVSLTKYGNSISDTFNYQDIVTCLNAFCKWNIDELHGSKQFIVRLIKRGGSTTHGFDDQAIGNSLNALSKWDIHKLDGSKYFIIQLIRCGILTADTFDSLNISTSLNALSKWDINELERSREFITQLIKRGRSIIDRFTSQRIAVTLNALIKWNVDEFEGAREFIIELLKQGNSSVDSFDAQATANVLNAVSKWKIDELEETREFVVRLIKHGSLTITRFDCQNVSNCLNALSKWKINELEGATEFIAELVKQGNSVSGEFNSQEVVNSLNALSKWDIVGIRTARDFIINLIIRGSAIVDEFSPLGISAGLNSVCELNIFDVEKWNDDQSKTFKRFIIKLAKKGTEIYSEFDSRSVDDIFDAFSELKILSKEKWTLDEQNVLKNFLVSISSLDDLCKKCTLPEISRIYRTISDWNILQNNEFDSKQIEKFVDLVNNLEKGLSILGNDQSLVKPDVNIKFAVQIIKDLPELKSKNLILSENQLLVSLMCCLSSNVEKCESSELKKDLVQRSILTGLHDLLKMTDELEDRRSLIGAFDESLSKIYNKLVGIDLNHIDEIVDVVYKFDKLQVIRDMQFLSK, from the coding sequence atgttttccatctgcAAAGGTCGCACACATCTGTCAAAGCAGTTATATCATTTCCGCGAAGGTACCACCATAAAGATATTTTCCAATCGTCGAGGTTGTAATTACTTCTCTGAAAAATCATATCACGTGCAAGAAACAGGAACAACTGTGCTTTCAAGCTCACAAGATCGTGTTGATTCTCCGAAGTTAGTTCATTATACTCATAATTCTAATGTGAAACAGACATTCCTTAGCCTGTCAAATATCGCCAAGTTTTCTAAGGAATTACGTTACTTGTACACGGAAAGTAAAAAAGAGGGAATCGCCAACTTCAAGAAACACTCTGATTTCTCCAGGCAGTTAAATTTTACGTTAAAAAGCTTCAACTTGGCTGAGGACACTGCTATTTTGGTGGAAGAATGGCTCTTACGTTTTGATTCTTTGGGTGAAATTGAAGCTGCTACAATTTCCGGTACGTTCAATAGTTTATcaagaatgaatatttttggtaaCGAATGGAACTCCGAGTATCGAGAAAGTTTCAAAAGGCTAATCGTCAGATTGGCTGTAAAAGGAGACCAGATATTAGATACAAATAATCGagctttttctaaatttaactCTTGGCAGGTTGCTAATTGTTTGAATGCGTTATCCAAATGGAATGTGTTGAACAATAATGTATGGGAAGGTTGTATTCAAATTAGTCACCAAAAAATCAGCAAGGTTGATTTATTCAGATCTGTAATTAGTGGTTTGATATGTCGAGGAGCTCATTTACTGGGGAATAAAACAGCTGATGAATTTGATGCTCAAGGTATCAGTAATTGTCTAAGTGCACTATCGAAATGGAATATTAACGAGTTCAACGGATCCAAGAAATTCATCAATGAATTAGTAAAACTAGGCATCAACAATATTGATCAGTTCAATTCTTTAGCTGTTACAAGCAGCCTGAGTGCTTTGTCCTGTTGGAATATAAATGATTTCGAAGGTGCCAGAGAATTCATCGTACTGCTGTTCGAACAAGGAAGTTCAACCAGTAATAGATTCACTCCTCTGAGTATGGCCAGAACCTTGAACGCAATATCCAAATGGAACGTCGAAGAATTTCGAGGAGCCAAGGAGTTCATAATTCATTTAATTCAACAAGGAACTTTGGTGGTGAATAAATTCAATTCCATGCAGATCTCGCTCATTTTGAACGCTTTGTCCAAGTGGAACATTGATGAGATGCATGAAGCTAGAGGTTTTATTGTTTCGTTAACCAAATATGGAAACTCTATCAGCGATACGTTTAATTACCAAGATATCGTTACCTGTTTGAATGCGTTTTGTAAATGGAATATTGATGAATTACACGGTTCCAAACAGTTCATTGTTCGATTAATAAAACGAGGAGGCTCAACAACCCATGGTTTCGATGATCAAGCGATCGGCAATAGTTTGAACGCGTTGTCAAAATGGGACATTCACAAGTTGGATGGAAGTAAATATTTCATTATACAATTGATCAGATGTGGAATTCTAACAGCTGATACATTCGATTCGTTGAATATTTCTACCTCCTTAAATGCGCTTTCTAAATGGGATATCAATGAATTAGAAAGATCCAGAGAATTTATTACTCAATTAATAAAACGCGGCCGTTCCATAATCGATAGATTCACTTCTCAACGAATTGCTGTCACCTTGAACGCTCTTATTAAATGGAACGTCGACGAATTCGAAGGAGCTCGAGAGTTCATCATTGAACTACTAAAGCAAGGAAATTCTTCAGTTGACAGTTTTGATGCTCAAGCCACCGCAAATGTCTTGAATGCTGTGTCAAAGTGGAAAATTGATGAGCTCGAAGAAACTAGAGAATTCGTCGTTCGTTTAATTAAACATGGAAGTTTAACAATCACCAGATTCGATTGCCAGAACGTTAGTAATTGCTTAAATGCTCTTTCTAAGTGGAAAATCAATGAATTGGAAGGAGCTACAGAATTTATCGCAGAACTGGTCAAACAAGGCAATTCAGTTTCTGGTGAATTCAATTCGCAAGAGGTCGTTAATAGCTTGAATGCTCTATCGAAGTGGGATATCGTTGGGATACGAACAGCTCGAGATTTTATCATCAATTTAATAATTCGCGGAAGTGCTATCGTTGATGAATTCAGTCCTCTAGGAATTTCCGCCGGTTTGAACTCCGTATGtgaattgaacatttttgacgTTGAGAAATGGAACGATGATCAATCGAAAACCTTCAAACGTTTCATtataaaacttgcaaaaaaaggCACCGAAATATACAGTGAGTTTGATTCTCGAAGCGTCGATGACATATTCGATGCTTTTTCAGAACTAAAAATTCTGAGTAAAGAAAAATGGACGCTAGATGAACAGAACGTATTGAAGAATTTCCTTGTCAGTATTTCTAGTTTAGATGATTTGTGTAAAAAATGTACTCTGCCGGAGATTTCAAGAATTTACAGAACGATATCTGAttggaatattcttcaaaataatgaattcgACTCGAAacagattgaaaaattcgtagATCTCGTCAATAATCTGGAAAAGGGACTTTCCATTCTTGGAAATGACCAGAGTTTGGTAAAACCTGACGTTAATATCAAATTTGCCGTTCAAATTATCAAAGATTTACCTGAGCTAAAGTCTAAAAATCTTATTCTGTCTGAAAATCAGTTACTGGTTTCGTTGATGTGTTGTTTGAGTAGTAATGTGGAGAAATGCGAATCTTCCGAGTTGAAGAAAGATTTGGTTCAAAGAAGTATTTTAACTGGGTTGCATGATCTTCTAAAAATGACCGATGAATTGGAAGATAGACGTAGTTTAATAGGAGCATTTGATGAGAGTTTATCTAAAATATACAATAAGCTGGTTGGAATTGATTTGAATCATATTGATGAAATAGTAGATGTGGTttataaatttgataaattacaagtaattcgaGATATGCAGTTTTTGTCCAAGTAA
- the LOC135836576 gene encoding cyclin-dependent kinases regulatory subunit 1-like, translated as MPYDQIQYSPKYSDDTYEYRHVILPSDISKFVPRTFLMTESEWRNLGVQQSPGWIHYMIHGPEPHILLFRRPKST; from the exons ATGCCCTATGACCAAATACAATACTCGCCGAAATACTCCGATGATACGTACGAATACAG GCACGTGATCTTGCCAAGTGATATATCTAAATTTGTTCCTCGTACATTTCTTATGACTGAGTCAGAATGGCGCAATTTGGGTGTTCAACAAAGCCCCGGCTGGATTCACTACATGATTCATGGTCCAG AACCTCATATTTTATTGTTTCGACGGCCAAAATCAACGTGa
- the alien gene encoding COP9 signalosome complex subunit 2 isoform X1, with amino-acid sequence MSDCEDDYMCEEEEDYGLEYSEDSNSEPDVDLENQYYNSKALKEDDPKAALASFQKVLDLEGGDKGEWGFKALKQMIKINFKLNNYDEMMARYKQLLTYIKSAVTRNHSEKSINSILDYISTSKNMSLLQDFYETTLDALKDAKNDRLWFKTNTKLGKLYFDRGDFSKLSKILKQLHQSCQTDDGEDDLKKGTQLLEIYALEIQMYTAQKNNKKLKTLYEQSLHIKSAIPHPLIMGVIRECGGKMHLREQEFEKAHTDFFEAFKNYDESGNPRRTTCLKYLVLANMLMKSGINPFDSQEAKPYKNDPEILAMTNLVSAYQNDDINEFESILKKHRANIMDDPFIKEHIEDLLRNIRTQVLMKLIKPYTRIHIPFISKELNIDVNEVENLLVSCILDNTVRGRIDQVNQVLELSRENACSSRYNAVDKWTTQLSSLHNTITSKAFVRS; translated from the exons ATGTCTGATTGCGAAGACGACTACATGTGTGAAGAGGAAGAAGACTATGGATTG GAGTATTCCGAGGATAGCAATTCGGAACCCGATGTCGATTTGGAAAACCAATACTATAATTCTAAAGCATTGAAGGAAGACGATCCAAAAGCCGCATTGGCTTCGTTTCAGAAAGTGTTAGATCTAGAAGGCGGCGATAAAGGAGAATGGGGTTTCAAAGCTTTGAAACAAATGATTAAGATTAATTTCAAACTA AATAATTACGATGAGATGATGGCCAGGTACAAGCAGTTACTAACTTATATTAAAAGCGCGGTGACTCGAAATCACAGCGAAAAGTCAATCAACTCGATTCTAGACTATATATCTACCTCAAAAAAT ATGTCTTTGTTGCAAGATTTCTACGAGACTACGTTAGACGCTTTGAAGGATGCTAAAAATGATAGATTGTGGTTTAAAACTAACACCAAGTTGGGTAAACTGTATTTCGATAgaggtgatttttcaaaattatccaagATTTTGAAACAGCTTCATCAATCCTGTCAG ACTGACGATGGTGAAGATGACTTGAAGAAAGGAACTCAACTACTAGAAATCTACgctttagaaattcaaatgtatactgctcaaaaaaataataagaaactGAAAACCCTGTACGAACAATCGTTGCATATTAAATCGGCTATTCCTCATCCGTTGATTATGGGCGTGATTCGAG AATGTGGCGGAAAAATGCATTTACGTGAACAAGAATTTGAAAAGGCTCATACCGATTTCTTCGAAGCATTCAAGAATTATGACGAATCCGGTAACCCTAGAAGAACTACCTGTTTGAAGTACCTTGTATTAGCCAATAT GTTGATGAAATCGGGTATCAATCCTTTCGATTCGCAAGAAGCCAAACCGTATAAAAACGATCCTGAAATCTTGGCGATGACCAATTTAGTTTCCGCTTACCAAAACGACGATATAAATGAATTTGAAAGTATACTGAAGAAACACCGAGCCAATATTATGGATGATCCGTTTATTAAAGAACACATCGAAG atcTCTTGCGCAACATTCGAACCCAAGTATTGATGAAACTGATCAAACCGTACACCAGAATACACATACCATTCATTTCGAAAGAATTGAATATCGACGTGAACGAGGTGGAAAACTTGTTAGTCTCATGTATCCTAGATAATACAGTACGTGGTAGAATAGACCAAGTGAATCAGGTGCTGGAGTTGAGTCGAGAGAACGCCTGCAGTTCCAGATACAACGCCGTTGATAAATGGACAACGCAGCTGTCTTCGTTGCATAACACAATTACCAGCAAA GCGTTTGTTCGTTCGTGA
- the alien gene encoding COP9 signalosome complex subunit 2 isoform X2, with amino-acid sequence MSDCEDDYMCEEEEDYGLEYSEDSNSEPDVDLENQYYNSKALKEDDPKAALASFQKVLDLEGGDKGEWGFKALKQMIKINFKLNNYDEMMARYKQLLTYIKSAVTRNHSEKSINSILDYISTSKNMSLLQDFYETTLDALKDAKNDRLWFKTNTKLGKLYFDRGDFSKLSKILKQLHQSCQTDDGEDDLKKGTQLLEIYALEIQMYTAQKNNKKLKTLYEQSLHIKSAIPHPLIMGVIRECGGKMHLREQEFEKAHTDFFEAFKNYDESGNPRRTTCLKYLVLANMLMKSGINPFDSQEAKPYKNDPEILAMTNLVSAYQNDDINEFESILKKHRANIMDDPFIKEHIEDLLRNIRTQVLMKLIKPYTRIHIPFISKELNIDVNEVENLLVSCILDNTVRGRIDQVNQVLELSRENACSSRYNAVDKWTTQLSSLHNTITSKVN; translated from the exons ATGTCTGATTGCGAAGACGACTACATGTGTGAAGAGGAAGAAGACTATGGATTG GAGTATTCCGAGGATAGCAATTCGGAACCCGATGTCGATTTGGAAAACCAATACTATAATTCTAAAGCATTGAAGGAAGACGATCCAAAAGCCGCATTGGCTTCGTTTCAGAAAGTGTTAGATCTAGAAGGCGGCGATAAAGGAGAATGGGGTTTCAAAGCTTTGAAACAAATGATTAAGATTAATTTCAAACTA AATAATTACGATGAGATGATGGCCAGGTACAAGCAGTTACTAACTTATATTAAAAGCGCGGTGACTCGAAATCACAGCGAAAAGTCAATCAACTCGATTCTAGACTATATATCTACCTCAAAAAAT ATGTCTTTGTTGCAAGATTTCTACGAGACTACGTTAGACGCTTTGAAGGATGCTAAAAATGATAGATTGTGGTTTAAAACTAACACCAAGTTGGGTAAACTGTATTTCGATAgaggtgatttttcaaaattatccaagATTTTGAAACAGCTTCATCAATCCTGTCAG ACTGACGATGGTGAAGATGACTTGAAGAAAGGAACTCAACTACTAGAAATCTACgctttagaaattcaaatgtatactgctcaaaaaaataataagaaactGAAAACCCTGTACGAACAATCGTTGCATATTAAATCGGCTATTCCTCATCCGTTGATTATGGGCGTGATTCGAG AATGTGGCGGAAAAATGCATTTACGTGAACAAGAATTTGAAAAGGCTCATACCGATTTCTTCGAAGCATTCAAGAATTATGACGAATCCGGTAACCCTAGAAGAACTACCTGTTTGAAGTACCTTGTATTAGCCAATAT GTTGATGAAATCGGGTATCAATCCTTTCGATTCGCAAGAAGCCAAACCGTATAAAAACGATCCTGAAATCTTGGCGATGACCAATTTAGTTTCCGCTTACCAAAACGACGATATAAATGAATTTGAAAGTATACTGAAGAAACACCGAGCCAATATTATGGATGATCCGTTTATTAAAGAACACATCGAAG atcTCTTGCGCAACATTCGAACCCAAGTATTGATGAAACTGATCAAACCGTACACCAGAATACACATACCATTCATTTCGAAAGAATTGAATATCGACGTGAACGAGGTGGAAAACTTGTTAGTCTCATGTATCCTAGATAATACAGTACGTGGTAGAATAGACCAAGTGAATCAGGTGCTGGAGTTGAGTCGAGAGAACGCCTGCAGTTCCAGATACAACGCCGTTGATAAATGGACAACGCAGCTGTCTTCGTTGCATAACACAATTACCAGCAAAGTAAATTGA
- the LOC135836575 gene encoding ubiquitin-conjugating enzyme E2 N: MSALPRRIIKETQRLMQEPVPGISAVPDESNARYFHVIVTGPEDSPFEGGLFKLELFLPEDYPMSAPKVRFITKIYHPNIDKLGRICLDILKDKWSPALQIRTVLLSIQALLSAPNPDDPLANDVAELWKINESEAIRNAKEWTRKYAMDN, encoded by the coding sequence ATGTCCGCACTACCTCGTAGAATTATCAAAGAAACCCAGCGATTGATGCAAGAACCTGTACCCGGGATCAGCGCTGTTCCGGATGAAAGTAATGCACGATATTTTCACGTTATAGTAACTGGTCCGGAGGATTCTCCGTTCGAAGGAGGCCTCTTCAAATTGGAGCTTTTCTTACCCGAAGATTACCCTATGTCTGCGCCGAAAGTTAGATTCATTACTAAAATCTACCACCCAAATATTGATAAATTAGGAAGAATATGTTTAGATATATTAAAAGACAAATGGAGTCCAGCATTACAAATTCGCACCGTACTCTTATCAATACAAGCGCTGCTCAGTGCACCGAATCCCGACGATCCTTTAGCAAATGATGTGGCAGAGCTTTGGAAGATCAACGAAAGCGAAGCGATTCGTAATGCCAAAGAATGGACCAGAAAGTACGCGATGGATAACTGA